The Mycolicibacterium doricum genome includes a region encoding these proteins:
- a CDS encoding M28 family metallopeptidase encodes MVREMLAMLSIAAVAAGMTGCGDGKEAAPAPPPSTQATAPEAEEFGAALKGKVTADAMTGHLDELQKIADAHGGNRALGTPGYDASVDYVVKALQDNGFDVQTPEFEVRLPFAEEPQLTVDGRTIAAKPLDYTIGTAPQGVGGPLVAARVEDSPGCTASDYDGLPVQGAVVLVDRGECPFGVKQAVAAERGAVALVVANNVDGEVVSGTVGHDTDVKIPVVSVTKAVGGELRDSPGQATLRLEAGVRTERTRNVIAQTTTGSTSDVVMAGAHLDSVPEGPGINDNGSGVAAVLETALQLGVEPDVRNAVRFGFWGAEEQGLLGSRDYVESLDEEQLKDIALYLNFDMLGSPNPGYFTYDGDQSAPPNPEAGSPRVPEGSAGIERTLTRYLHDAGKPPEDTSFDGRSDYDGFTLAGIPAGGLFSGAEEEKTPEQAERWGGEAGQPFDPNYHKKEDDLTRIDRTAMEINGGGVAYVVGLYAQDQRGRNGIPIRDDRTRHPVGS; translated from the coding sequence ATGGTGCGCGAGATGCTGGCGATGCTGTCGATAGCGGCGGTCGCGGCAGGTATGACCGGTTGTGGCGACGGCAAGGAAGCGGCCCCCGCCCCTCCGCCGTCCACCCAGGCGACCGCACCCGAGGCCGAAGAGTTCGGCGCTGCGCTGAAGGGCAAGGTGACCGCGGACGCGATGACGGGTCACCTCGACGAACTCCAGAAGATCGCCGACGCCCACGGCGGCAATCGTGCCCTCGGCACACCGGGATACGACGCGAGCGTCGACTATGTGGTCAAGGCCCTGCAGGACAATGGCTTCGACGTGCAGACTCCTGAATTCGAGGTCCGGCTGCCGTTCGCCGAGGAGCCACAGCTGACCGTCGATGGCCGCACCATTGCCGCCAAACCGCTGGACTACACCATCGGCACCGCCCCGCAGGGCGTCGGAGGCCCGCTGGTGGCTGCCCGCGTCGAAGACTCGCCCGGGTGCACGGCCTCCGACTATGACGGGCTGCCCGTGCAGGGTGCGGTGGTCCTGGTGGACCGAGGTGAATGCCCGTTCGGGGTCAAACAGGCCGTCGCTGCCGAACGTGGTGCGGTGGCGCTGGTGGTGGCCAACAACGTCGACGGGGAGGTGGTGAGCGGCACCGTCGGCCACGACACCGATGTCAAGATCCCGGTCGTGAGCGTCACCAAGGCCGTCGGCGGCGAGCTACGCGACTCCCCCGGGCAGGCCACTCTGCGGCTGGAGGCCGGTGTGCGTACCGAGCGCACCCGCAACGTGATCGCCCAGACCACGACCGGATCCACCTCCGACGTGGTGATGGCGGGTGCGCATCTCGACAGCGTTCCGGAAGGCCCCGGGATCAACGACAATGGTTCCGGCGTCGCCGCCGTCCTCGAGACGGCGTTGCAACTGGGTGTCGAACCCGACGTGCGCAACGCGGTGCGCTTCGGATTCTGGGGTGCCGAGGAGCAGGGCCTTCTCGGATCCCGGGACTACGTCGAGTCGCTGGACGAGGAACAGCTCAAGGACATCGCGCTCTACCTCAACTTCGACATGCTGGGCTCGCCCAACCCCGGCTACTTCACCTATGACGGCGATCAGTCCGCACCGCCGAACCCGGAGGCCGGCTCGCCCCGGGTACCGGAAGGGTCGGCCGGTATCGAACGCACGTTGACGCGGTACCTCCACGACGCCGGTAAACCCCCCGAGGACACCAGCTTCGACGGCCGCTCCGACTACGACGGCTTCACCCTCGCCGGCATTCCGGCGGGTGGCTTGTTCTCCGGCGCCGAAGAGGAGAAGACCCCCGAGCAGGCCGAGCGCTGGGGTGGTGAAGCCGGCCAGCCCTTCGATCCGAACTATCACAAGAAGGAAGACGATCTGACACGCATCGACCGCACGGCGATGGAGATCAACGGTGGCGGCGTGGCGTACGTGGTTGGGCTCTACGCGCAGGACCAGCGCGGTCGCAACGGAATCCCGATCCGCGACGACCGCACGCGGCACCCCGTCGGCTCCTGA
- the thiO gene encoding glycine oxidase ThiO: MPLDRTAGSPARSRSLAVVGGGVIGLSVARRAALDGWSVRVHRSPAKGASWVAGGMLSPHSEGWPGEHELLRIGLHSLRLWHDDFLDGLPADVVTARESLVVAVDRADAADLKTVGEWLAAQGHPVTPTTAARDIEPLLAQGIRHGFVADTELAVDNRAVVDALEAHCTRLGVRWAPPVADLAAVDDVDLRVLANGVDAPVLWPGLPIRPVKGEVLRLRWRRGCMPVPRRVVRARVHGRQVYLVPRGDGVVVGATQYEHGRDTAPAVTGVRDLLDDACTVMPALGEYEFAECAAGLRPTTPDGLPLVEWLDQRTLVAAGHGRNGFLLAPWTAERVATELQTTQGVRT; the protein is encoded by the coding sequence ATGCCACTGGACAGGACTGCCGGCTCACCGGCGCGATCCCGCTCACTCGCCGTCGTCGGCGGCGGGGTCATCGGGCTGTCGGTCGCGCGCCGCGCCGCGCTCGACGGCTGGTCGGTGCGGGTGCACCGCAGTCCCGCGAAGGGCGCGTCATGGGTGGCCGGTGGAATGCTCTCCCCGCACAGCGAGGGCTGGCCGGGGGAGCACGAACTGCTGCGCATCGGGCTGCACTCGCTGCGGTTGTGGCACGACGATTTCCTCGACGGACTTCCCGCCGACGTGGTGACCGCCCGGGAGTCACTCGTGGTGGCGGTGGACCGCGCCGACGCTGCCGACCTCAAGACCGTCGGCGAATGGCTGGCCGCCCAGGGCCACCCCGTCACGCCCACGACAGCCGCCCGTGACATCGAACCGCTGCTGGCGCAGGGCATCAGGCACGGCTTCGTCGCCGACACCGAACTGGCCGTCGACAACCGCGCCGTCGTCGACGCGCTTGAGGCGCACTGCACCCGACTCGGGGTGCGGTGGGCGCCGCCGGTCGCCGATCTTGCCGCCGTCGATGACGTCGACCTTCGGGTGCTCGCCAACGGCGTCGACGCGCCGGTGTTGTGGCCCGGGTTACCGATCCGCCCGGTGAAGGGCGAAGTCCTGCGCCTGCGCTGGCGGCGCGGGTGTATGCCGGTTCCACGCCGGGTGGTTCGCGCCCGCGTTCACGGCAGGCAGGTATACCTGGTGCCGCGCGGCGACGGGGTGGTCGTCGGCGCAACGCAATACGAGCACGGCCGCGACACGGCGCCCGCGGTGACCGGAGTGCGTGACCTGCTCGACGACGCGTGCACGGTCATGCCGGCGCTGGGGGAGTACGAGTTCGCCGAATGCGCGGCGGGGCTGCGGCCGACAACACCTGACGGGTTGCCTCTCGTCGAGTGGCTCGACCAGCGCACACTGGTAGCTGCCGGGCACGGCCGCAACGGCTTCCTGCTCGCACCGTGGACCGCCGAACGGGTCGCCACCGAACTGCAGACGACACAGGGAGTCAGGACATGA
- a CDS encoding M20/M25/M40 family metallo-hydrolase yields the protein MPIRWAVIGVAVALVVACSSPAPPPAVSAGELAGMVTVDALYTHLEALQDIAERHGGNRAQGTAGFDASVDYVAGLLHGKGFDVQTPEFDRYGGTRGGAPRLTVNGRAYPVEKASLLVDTGPAGVDAVTLRPGRPAGCSAGDYGGVDVRRAIVVLDDTGCSVVVKQDVAVAKGAVGLLVVTGGGGNGSPAGLFTPGYYRELTVPVGIIDPDTNAALRRTTAPVRLRLDGQPVMAKSRNVLAQTRTGDTRNVVMVGAHLDSVAGGPGINDNATGVAAVLETALQLGSSPRVANAVRFAFWGSEEIGLEGSRAYLRGLHAEQLDDIALYLNFDMLGSPNAGYFTYDGDQSAATVPVSVPEGSAGIERLLAGYLNQAGVRPADMPLSDRTDYHPFMTAGVPFGGTTTGAAQQKTDVQARLWGGRAGAPFDPNYHTRRDGIDNVDRHALSVMGPAVAFAVGAYAQSTDGVNGVPPRDRRHRG from the coding sequence ATGCCTATCCGCTGGGCGGTCATCGGCGTGGCGGTGGCGCTCGTGGTGGCCTGCTCGTCACCCGCCCCGCCGCCGGCTGTCTCGGCCGGCGAGTTGGCAGGCATGGTCACCGTCGACGCGCTCTACACTCACCTCGAGGCGCTGCAAGACATCGCCGAACGCCACGGCGGCAACCGCGCGCAGGGTACGGCGGGGTTCGATGCCAGCGTCGACTATGTTGCCGGTCTGTTGCACGGCAAGGGGTTCGACGTGCAGACCCCGGAGTTCGACCGCTACGGCGGCACTCGTGGTGGTGCCCCGCGGTTGACTGTCAACGGCCGCGCATACCCGGTGGAGAAGGCGTCGCTGCTGGTGGACACCGGCCCGGCTGGTGTCGACGCCGTGACCCTGCGCCCAGGTAGGCCCGCCGGCTGCAGCGCAGGCGATTACGGCGGGGTCGACGTCCGCCGCGCGATCGTGGTTCTCGACGACACCGGGTGCTCGGTGGTCGTCAAACAGGACGTCGCTGTCGCCAAGGGTGCCGTCGGGTTGCTCGTGGTCACCGGCGGTGGCGGCAACGGCAGCCCGGCGGGACTGTTCACGCCCGGGTATTACCGTGAGCTCACCGTCCCGGTCGGGATCATCGACCCGGACACGAACGCCGCGCTGCGCCGAACGACGGCGCCGGTGCGGTTACGTCTGGACGGGCAGCCGGTTATGGCGAAGTCGCGCAATGTGTTGGCGCAGACCCGTACCGGGGACACCCGCAATGTGGTGATGGTAGGCGCGCACCTCGACAGCGTGGCGGGCGGACCGGGCATCAACGACAACGCCACCGGCGTGGCCGCGGTTCTGGAGACCGCGCTGCAGCTGGGCAGTTCGCCGCGGGTCGCCAACGCGGTCCGTTTCGCGTTCTGGGGTTCCGAGGAGATCGGTCTGGAGGGATCACGAGCCTATCTCCGCGGACTCCACGCCGAACAGCTCGACGACATCGCGCTGTACCTCAACTTCGACATGCTCGGCTCACCCAACGCCGGGTACTTCACCTACGACGGTGACCAGTCCGCGGCGACCGTACCGGTGTCCGTGCCGGAGGGGTCGGCGGGTATCGAGCGTCTGCTCGCGGGGTACCTCAACCAGGCCGGTGTGCGGCCCGCCGACATGCCGTTGAGTGATCGCACCGATTACCACCCGTTCATGACCGCTGGAGTGCCCTTCGGAGGCACCACCACCGGTGCTGCGCAACAGAAGACAGACGTGCAGGCACGGCTGTGGGGGGGACGGGCCGGCGCGCCGTTCGACCCCAACTACCACACCCGGCGCGACGGGATCGACAACGTCGATCGTCACGCGTTGAGTGTCATGGGCCCCGCGGTCGCCTTCGCAGTCGGCGCGTACGCGCAGTCGACCGACGGCGTCAACGGGGTGCCGCCACGCGACCGGCGTCACCGCGGGTAG
- a CDS encoding uracil-xanthine permease family protein gives MIPAETRWSWKPVEARSDADFVVAPEERLSWPRTIGLGAQHVVAMFGATFLVPVLTGFPPATTLLFSGVGTILFLVITGNRLPSYLGSSFSVIAPVTAAVAAEGTGSALGGIVALGLVLIAIGGVVHLVGTRWLDMILPPVVTGAIVALIGFNLAPAAKTNFKAGPVVATVTLVLLVATLAFFGGMIGRLAIFLAVLIGYLLALAMGDVDTSAIAAAPWVGLPDFQAPSFSLAVLPMFLPAVVALIAENIGHVKSVGQMTKTDMDPLVGRALAADGVATTLAGWGGGSATTTYAENIGVMAATRVYSTAAYWVAAVVAIALSLCPKIGAAVSATPAGVLGGATVVLYGLVGVLGVRIWLTNHVDFSLPVNQLTAAIPLVIGIADFTWQAGDLTFTGIALGSIAALLVYHGMRLLGWRSTPRSGG, from the coding sequence GTGATACCGGCCGAAACCAGGTGGTCGTGGAAGCCCGTCGAAGCCCGCTCGGATGCCGACTTCGTCGTCGCCCCGGAGGAGCGCCTGAGCTGGCCGCGCACCATCGGCCTTGGTGCCCAGCACGTGGTAGCCATGTTCGGTGCGACGTTCCTGGTGCCGGTGCTGACCGGCTTCCCGCCCGCCACCACGCTGTTGTTCTCCGGCGTCGGTACCATCCTGTTCCTGGTCATCACGGGCAACCGGCTGCCCAGCTATCTGGGTTCGAGCTTCTCGGTGATCGCCCCGGTAACCGCGGCCGTCGCGGCCGAGGGCACCGGCAGCGCACTGGGGGGCATCGTCGCGCTCGGGCTGGTGCTGATCGCGATCGGCGGCGTCGTGCACCTGGTCGGCACCCGCTGGCTCGACATGATCCTCCCGCCGGTGGTGACTGGCGCGATCGTGGCGCTGATCGGGTTCAACCTGGCACCCGCCGCGAAGACGAATTTCAAGGCAGGCCCGGTGGTCGCCACCGTCACGCTGGTCTTGCTGGTGGCGACGCTGGCGTTCTTCGGAGGCATGATCGGCCGGTTAGCGATCTTCCTCGCGGTGCTGATCGGATACCTGCTGGCCCTGGCGATGGGCGATGTGGACACCTCGGCGATCGCGGCAGCGCCCTGGGTCGGGCTCCCCGACTTCCAGGCGCCGTCGTTCTCACTGGCGGTGCTGCCGATGTTTCTGCCCGCGGTGGTCGCGCTCATCGCCGAGAACATCGGGCACGTGAAATCGGTCGGGCAGATGACCAAGACGGACATGGACCCCCTGGTCGGCCGGGCACTGGCGGCCGACGGTGTCGCGACCACGCTGGCGGGCTGGGGCGGTGGGTCCGCGACGACCACCTACGCGGAGAACATCGGCGTCATGGCCGCCACCCGCGTGTACTCGACGGCCGCGTACTGGGTGGCCGCGGTCGTGGCCATCGCCCTGTCGCTGTGCCCGAAGATCGGCGCGGCGGTCTCGGCGACACCGGCCGGCGTGCTCGGCGGTGCGACGGTGGTGCTCTACGGCCTGGTCGGTGTGCTCGGCGTGCGGATCTGGCTGACGAACCATGTCGACTTCTCGCTACCGGTCAACCAGCTGACCGCAGCGATTCCGCTCGTGATCGGCATCGCTGACTTCACCTGGCAGGCAGGCGACCTCACGTTCACCGGCATCGCGCTCGGGTCGATCGCCGCGCTGCTGGTGTACCACGGCATGCGCCTGCTGGGTTGGCGGAGTACACCCAGGTCGGGCGGGTAG
- a CDS encoding flavin-containing monooxygenase: MASEQYDAVIVGAGFAGIGAAIQLKRMGYENFVILDREDDLGGTWHVNHYPGLAVDVPTTTYSYFFEPNPRWSRLFSTGAEIKQYADHVADKYDVRRHIRFNTAVEGARWDEDGQLWCVALPEGQTLSTRYLVTATGFLSQPRTPDIPGITSFEGRVLHTTDWDDSFDPSGRRIGIIGTGATAVQLIPELAKTAGDLTVYQRTPIWVAPKVDVRISERTKRLFARVPLLQRLVRLITDTIYELMITVGVVNYKVPLFRRLNISAMDLCKLNQFAAIRDKELRRKLTPDYDIGCKRPTFSNSYFRTFTKPHVHLQADGIERVEADGIVNADGTKTVIDTLVLATGFDLWEANFPAIEVIGRGGRNLGKWWRETRFQAYQGVSMPYFPNYLSLASPYAFLGLNFFNTMEYQMRLMERLFTEVHRRGATTFEVTEEANTRYLERMTEALGSSLWTLGNCASSRSYYFNPSGEPSLLRPMSTRDAIKEASEFPLSDYQIA, translated from the coding sequence ATGGCTTCGGAGCAGTACGACGCGGTCATCGTGGGCGCCGGGTTCGCCGGGATCGGCGCCGCGATCCAGCTCAAACGGATGGGCTACGAGAACTTCGTCATCCTCGACCGCGAGGACGACCTCGGCGGCACCTGGCATGTCAACCACTACCCGGGCCTGGCCGTCGACGTCCCCACCACCACCTACAGCTATTTCTTCGAACCCAACCCCAGGTGGTCGCGGCTGTTCTCCACCGGTGCGGAAATCAAGCAGTACGCCGACCACGTGGCCGACAAGTACGACGTCCGTCGCCACATCCGCTTCAACACCGCCGTGGAAGGCGCCCGTTGGGACGAAGACGGACAGCTCTGGTGCGTTGCGCTCCCCGAGGGGCAGACACTGAGCACCCGCTATCTCGTCACCGCCACGGGATTCCTGTCGCAGCCGCGCACGCCCGACATCCCCGGCATCACCTCGTTCGAGGGCCGGGTCCTCCACACCACCGACTGGGACGACAGCTTCGACCCGTCCGGCAGGCGGATCGGGATCATCGGCACCGGCGCCACCGCGGTACAGCTGATCCCCGAACTGGCCAAGACCGCCGGGGACCTCACCGTCTACCAGCGCACCCCGATCTGGGTGGCCCCCAAGGTCGACGTGCGGATCTCCGAACGCACCAAGCGGCTGTTCGCCCGGGTGCCGTTGCTGCAACGGCTGGTCCGCCTGATCACCGACACGATCTACGAGCTGATGATCACGGTCGGCGTCGTGAATTACAAGGTGCCGCTGTTCCGGCGACTCAACATCTCCGCGATGGACCTGTGCAAGCTGAACCAGTTCGCGGCGATCCGCGACAAGGAACTGCGCCGCAAACTGACCCCCGACTACGACATCGGCTGTAAGCGGCCGACCTTCTCCAACAGCTACTTCCGCACGTTCACCAAACCTCATGTGCATCTGCAGGCCGACGGTATCGAACGGGTCGAGGCCGACGGCATCGTCAACGCCGACGGCACCAAGACCGTGATCGACACGCTGGTGCTGGCCACCGGGTTCGACCTGTGGGAGGCCAACTTCCCGGCGATCGAGGTCATCGGCCGGGGAGGCCGCAACCTCGGGAAGTGGTGGCGCGAAACGCGTTTCCAGGCCTACCAGGGTGTCTCGATGCCGTACTTCCCCAACTATCTCAGCCTGGCCAGTCCGTACGCGTTCCTCGGTCTGAACTTCTTCAACACCATGGAGTACCAGATGCGGTTGATGGAACGGCTCTTCACCGAGGTGCACCGCCGTGGCGCGACGACGTTCGAGGTGACCGAGGAAGCCAACACCCGCTACCTCGAGCGGATGACCGAAGCGCTCGGCAGTTCCCTGTGGACACTCGGCAATTGCGCCTCGTCGCGGTCCTACTATTTCAACCCCAGCGGCGAACCGTCGCTGCTGCGCCCGATGTCGACGCGCGACGCCATCAAAGAGGCGTCCGAGTTTCCACTGAGTGATTACCAGATCGCTTGA
- a CDS encoding alpha/beta hydrolase family protein, which yields MGLDDIAGIAHEPQGTPRGVVLLTHGAGGSRDTPLLVSYCDEWAGRGWLAVRYNLPYRRRRPKGPPSGSAAADRAAVADAVAAARELADGPVIAGGHSYGGRMTAMAVADDGIAVDVLTLSSYPLHPPGKPDSARTEHLPRIGVPTVFVHGTADPFGSIDELAAAAAVVGGRTEVVEITGARHDLGSKVLDVPRLAADAALRLLANG from the coding sequence CTGGGCCTCGATGACATCGCCGGTATCGCCCACGAGCCGCAGGGCACACCACGAGGAGTGGTGCTGCTGACCCACGGCGCCGGCGGAAGTCGCGACACGCCGCTACTGGTCAGTTATTGCGACGAGTGGGCCGGGCGAGGCTGGCTGGCCGTGCGCTACAACCTGCCCTACCGAAGGCGCCGCCCCAAGGGCCCACCGTCCGGGTCGGCCGCCGCGGACCGGGCGGCAGTGGCCGACGCGGTGGCCGCGGCGCGCGAACTGGCCGACGGACCGGTGATCGCCGGCGGACACTCCTACGGCGGCCGGATGACGGCGATGGCGGTCGCCGATGACGGGATTGCCGTCGACGTGCTGACGCTGTCGTCCTACCCGCTGCATCCGCCCGGCAAGCCGGACAGCGCGCGCACCGAACACCTGCCCCGCATCGGCGTGCCGACGGTGTTCGTCCACGGCACCGCGGATCCGTTCGGGAGCATCGACGAACTGGCCGCGGCCGCGGCGGTGGTCGGCGGTCGGACAGAAGTCGTCGAGATCACCGGCGCGCGCCACGACCTCGGGTCCAAGGTGCTCGACGTGCCGAGACTGGCGGCCGACGCGGCGCTGCGCCTGCTGGCCAACGGTTAG
- a CDS encoding alpha/beta hydrolase: protein MDPLLRFADEFGVLLLAPASGKATWDVVVGGFGPDVTAIDQALADVFAHYTADPDRLAVGGFSDGASYALSLGMTNGDLFTHILAFSPGFAAPGDAVGRPAIYISHGTAGCIVAPWRRGDYPR, encoded by the coding sequence ATGGACCCACTGTTGCGGTTCGCCGACGAGTTCGGAGTGCTGTTACTAGCACCGGCCAGCGGAAAGGCGACGTGGGATGTCGTCGTTGGCGGCTTCGGACCGGACGTGACGGCCATCGACCAGGCGCTGGCGGACGTCTTCGCCCACTACACCGCCGACCCCGACCGCCTCGCGGTGGGCGGCTTCTCCGACGGCGCCTCCTATGCGCTTTCGCTGGGGATGACCAACGGCGACCTGTTCACCCACATCCTGGCGTTCTCGCCCGGATTCGCCGCGCCGGGTGACGCCGTGGGGCGGCCCGCGATTTACATCTCGCACGGCACCGCCGGTTGCATCGTGGCACCTTGGCGCCGGGGTGACTACCCGCGGTGA
- a CDS encoding APC family permease — MNLRGRPALSRRLSLIDAVVIGLGAMIGAGIFTALAPAAAAAGGGLLIGLAVAAVVAYCNATSSARLAARYPQSGGTYVYGRERLGQFWGYLAGWGFVTGKTASCAAMALTVGVYVWPDNARVVAVAAVVALTAVNYAGIHKSALLTRVIVAAVLAVLAVVVVVVLGFGDPAGDRLDIGTTTTVGGVLQSAGLLFFAFAGYARIATLGEEVRDPARTIPRAIPIALGIALAVYAVVAITVLAQLGSSTLAVSTAPLADATRAAGFSGLVAVVAAGAAVAALGALLALILGVSRTTLAMARDRHLPPSLATVHTRFGTPHHAEVAVGVVVAVLAGTVDLRQAIGFSSFAVLIYYAIANASAWTLGYRVVPAIGLAGCLLLAFALPWSSVLAGVAVLAVGALAYVVRRARGSGDSAR; from the coding sequence GTGAACCTCCGCGGGCGCCCGGCGCTGTCGCGACGGCTCAGTCTCATCGACGCGGTCGTCATCGGCCTCGGCGCCATGATCGGCGCCGGCATCTTCACCGCCCTCGCCCCCGCGGCCGCTGCAGCCGGTGGCGGCCTGCTGATCGGCCTGGCCGTGGCGGCGGTCGTGGCGTACTGCAACGCCACCTCTTCAGCGCGCCTCGCCGCGCGCTATCCGCAGTCCGGGGGCACCTATGTGTACGGCCGGGAACGGTTGGGGCAGTTCTGGGGGTACCTGGCGGGTTGGGGCTTCGTCACGGGCAAGACCGCCTCGTGCGCGGCCATGGCGCTGACCGTCGGTGTCTACGTCTGGCCCGACAATGCGCGCGTGGTCGCGGTCGCCGCCGTGGTTGCGCTCACCGCGGTGAACTACGCCGGGATCCACAAGTCGGCACTGCTCACCCGCGTCATCGTGGCGGCCGTGTTGGCCGTGCTCGCCGTCGTGGTGGTGGTCGTCCTCGGTTTCGGCGACCCCGCGGGCGACCGGTTGGACATCGGGACGACGACCACGGTGGGCGGGGTACTGCAATCCGCCGGACTGCTGTTCTTCGCGTTCGCCGGATACGCCCGGATCGCGACCCTCGGCGAGGAGGTGCGCGACCCGGCGCGGACCATCCCACGGGCCATCCCGATCGCCCTGGGCATCGCGCTGGCCGTGTACGCGGTCGTGGCCATCACGGTGCTGGCCCAGTTGGGAAGCTCGACGCTTGCCGTTTCGACGGCCCCGCTCGCCGATGCCACCCGGGCGGCCGGCTTCTCGGGGTTGGTTGCCGTCGTCGCCGCCGGCGCTGCAGTCGCCGCGCTCGGCGCGCTGCTCGCGTTGATCCTCGGTGTTTCTCGCACCACCCTGGCGATGGCACGTGACCGTCATCTGCCGCCCTCACTGGCCACTGTGCACACCCGGTTCGGCACTCCCCACCACGCGGAGGTCGCGGTGGGCGTGGTGGTCGCCGTGCTGGCCGGGACCGTGGATCTGCGCCAGGCGATCGGATTCTCGTCGTTCGCGGTACTGATCTACTACGCGATCGCCAACGCGTCGGCGTGGACGCTGGGCTACCGGGTGGTGCCGGCGATCGGGCTGGCCGGGTGCCTGCTGCTGGCATTCGCGCTGCCGTGGTCGTCGGTGCTCGCGGGCGTCGCCGTGCTCGCGGTCGGCGCGCTGGCCTACGTGGTACGACGCGCGCGAGGCAGCGGCGACAGTGCACGATAG
- the thiG gene encoding thiazole synthase (functions in thiamine (vitamin B1) biosynthesis; in Bacillus subtilis this enzyme catalyzes the formation of thiazole from dehydroxyglycine and 1-deoxy-D-xylulose-5-phosphate and ThiS-thiocarboxylate), which translates to MADQNLTIGGREFGSRLILGTGGAANLAVLEQALIASGTELTTVAMRRVDAETGTGVLELLHRLGISPLPNTAGCRGAAEAVLTAQLGREALGTDWVKLEVIADERTLLPDAVELIRAAEQLVDDGFTVLPYTNDDPVLARRLEDIGCAAVMPLGSPIGTGLGIANPHHIEMIVDAANVPVILDAGIGTASDAAFAMELGCQAVLLASAVTRAADPPAMAAAMAAAVTAGHLARHAGRIPKRFWAQASSPAL; encoded by the coding sequence GTGGCTGACCAGAATCTCACCATCGGCGGGCGTGAATTCGGGTCACGTCTCATCCTGGGCACCGGAGGGGCGGCCAATCTTGCCGTGCTCGAACAGGCTCTGATCGCGTCGGGCACCGAACTGACCACCGTCGCGATGCGCCGCGTCGACGCCGAAACCGGCACCGGCGTGCTCGAGCTGCTGCACCGGCTCGGCATCAGCCCGTTACCCAACACCGCAGGCTGTCGAGGTGCCGCGGAGGCGGTGCTCACCGCGCAACTCGGCCGGGAGGCTCTCGGCACCGACTGGGTCAAACTCGAGGTGATCGCCGACGAACGCACCTTGTTGCCCGACGCCGTCGAATTGATCCGCGCCGCTGAGCAACTCGTCGACGACGGTTTCACGGTGCTGCCCTACACGAACGACGATCCGGTGCTGGCGCGGCGACTCGAGGACATCGGATGCGCCGCGGTCATGCCGTTGGGTTCACCGATCGGCACCGGGCTGGGGATCGCCAACCCCCACCACATCGAGATGATCGTCGACGCCGCGAACGTCCCGGTGATCCTCGACGCCGGTATCGGCACCGCCAGCGATGCTGCGTTTGCGATGGAACTGGGTTGTCAGGCCGTGCTATTGGCCAGTGCGGTGACCCGGGCTGCCGACCCGCCGGCGATGGCCGCCGCGATGGCCGCCGCCGTGACCGCGGGGCACCTGGCCCGCCACGCCGGCCGCATCCCGAAGCGCTTCTGGGCGCAGGCGTCCAGTCCGGCTCTGTGA
- a CDS encoding septum formation family protein yields MPPGPPPPPQPYAGMPQPGPTPPPEKSKLWLILGLVALAVVVIAIAVVLFVVLVLRAGTVTATQVKLGDCLSEIPDGSQVRTLETIDCAEPHAGEVFAVLQMPDGDFPGQDAMVKYANRCAPELASYSPAAVTDDLVRLFVLFPTDETWSDGDRAVTCVATLDPPRAGSLRG; encoded by the coding sequence ATGCCGCCGGGCCCGCCACCCCCACCGCAGCCGTACGCCGGGATGCCGCAGCCCGGGCCGACGCCGCCCCCCGAGAAGAGCAAGCTCTGGTTGATCCTGGGTCTGGTGGCGCTGGCCGTCGTCGTGATTGCGATCGCCGTGGTGCTCTTCGTCGTCCTGGTGCTCCGCGCGGGCACCGTCACAGCAACGCAGGTGAAGCTCGGCGACTGTCTGTCGGAGATCCCCGATGGCAGCCAGGTCCGGACCCTGGAGACGATCGACTGCGCCGAACCCCACGCCGGTGAGGTGTTCGCCGTGCTCCAGATGCCCGACGGCGACTTCCCCGGCCAGGATGCGATGGTCAAGTACGCCAACCGCTGCGCGCCCGAACTGGCGAGTTACTCGCCGGCGGCGGTCACCGACGACCTGGTGCGGCTGTTCGTGCTCTTCCCCACCGACGAGACCTGGTCCGACGGGGACCGGGCGGTGACCTGCGTCGCAACCCTGGACCCGCCGCGGGCGGGATCGCTCAGGGGCTGA
- the thiS gene encoding sulfur carrier protein ThiS → MNVTVNNEDVHLDEQITVAQLVARMGFSEKGIAVAVDWAVLPRGEWEMPLRDGARVEVVTAVQGG, encoded by the coding sequence ATGAACGTGACCGTCAACAACGAAGACGTCCACCTCGACGAGCAGATCACGGTCGCACAGCTGGTCGCTCGGATGGGATTCTCGGAGAAGGGTATTGCGGTGGCCGTCGACTGGGCGGTGCTTCCGAGGGGGGAGTGGGAGATGCCGCTGCGTGACGGCGCCCGTGTCGAGGTGGTGACGGCGGTGCAGGGTGGCTGA